CCGCGGCGCCGGTGGCGCGGGCGCGTTGCTTGTCGGCGTGGGCGAGCATCGCGTCGCGCACCCATTCGCCATCCTCGTGGGCCTTGCGGCGTGCCGCCAGCCGCGCGCGATTGCACGGGCCATGGCCCGCCACCACGCGATTGAATTCCTCCCAGTCGATGGGCCCGAAGTCGTAATGGCCACGCGCGTCGTTCCACTTCAACAAGGGATCGGGAATGACGAGATCGATATGCGCGGCCTGCACCGCGGTCTGGTCGACGAACTTCTGCCGCAGTTCATCGTTGGACTGGCGCTTGATCTTCCATTGCATGGATTGCTGGGTATGGGCCGATTCGGCGTCGTGCGGACCGAACATCATGAGGCTCGGCCACCACCAGCGGTCGAGCGCGTCCTGCGCCATGGCTTTCTGCTCGGGCGAGCCGGCGGCCAGGGTCTGCATGATCTCGAAGCCCTGGCGCTGGTGAAAACTCTCTTCCTTGCAGATGCGCACCATGGCGCGTGCATAGGGCCCGTAGGACGTGCGGCACAGCGAGATCTGGTTGACGATGGCGGCGCCGTCCACCAGCCAGCCTATGGCGCCCACATCGGCCCAGCTCAAGGTCGGGTAGTTGAAGATGCTGGCGTACTTGGCCTTGCCCGATAAGAGGTCGTCGAGCATCTCTTCTCGGGAAATGCCGAGGGTCTCGGCGGCGCTGTACAGATACAGGCCATGGCCGGCCTCGTCCTGCACCTTGGCCAGCAGGATGGCCTTGCGCCGCAGGCTCGGCGCGCGCGTGATCCAGTTGCCTTCCGGCAGCTGGCCGACCACTTCCGAATGGGCATGCTGCGAGATCTGGCGTATGAGGTTCAGGCGGTACTTGTCCGGCATCCAGTCGCGCGGCTCGATCTTCTCTTCGGCGGCGATGGTGCGCTCGAAACGGGACAGGGCATCGGGCGGTGAGGTAGCGGCCATGGGTCTAGCGCCTCGCTGGGTTGGCAGGGAACATTGCCCCGGAATGGGACAGCGCGGGCGCTAACGTATTACATGATGAATCCGCATGTCCAGAATTTTGTATTACAAGACGCAGCATCGCGGCCCTCGGCTCTGCCGGCGGGCGTGATCTAGAATCGCCAGCTACCCCAGGGAATTCGCGTCGAGGGCTGACCGTGAAAGAGATGCGCCTGTTCTACACGCCGGTGTGGCAGACCAATGTCGCCGAGGACCAGGCCGACTGGTCAACGCTGCGCGCCGCCATGCTGGAGCGCATTCGGGCGCTGGAGAGCGCGGGCCAGGGCGTACAGCGCACCAATTTCGGCGGCTGGCAGAGCGATGACGACCTGTACAAGCATCGCGAATTCAACTGGCTGACCCAGCGCATCATGGCGCTGGCCAACCAGGTGGCGCCGCAATTCTCGGCCAAGGCCAGCTTCGACGACGGCATCTTGTGGGCCAACGTCAACCGACGTGGCGACTTCAACGCCATGCACACCCACCCCGACGCTATCCTGTCGGGCTGCATCTACCTCAAGGTCGACAGCGCCGACCAGGGCGCCATCCAGTTCTTTGACGCGCGCGAGGGCAGCCCGACCTCCCATTGGCGCTGCTATACGCGGCTCAATGACTCGACGCCGCTCACCGAGCAGGCGGTCACGGTCACGCCGAGGGAAGGCGACATCCTGTTCTTCCCGGGTTGGCTGCGCCACTGGGTCACGCCCAACCTGACCGACCAGGAACGCGTGTCGGTGGCGTTCAATATCAGGATGAACTAGCGCGGTGCTCGCCACGGGCGCCGCGATGGGCTAAGCTGCGGGGCGCAGCGACGCAGTGTCGCTGGTGTCCAGCCCTTCCGTTCCTACGCATCGACTCGACACACTGCTCGCCGGCAGCACGTGCCGGCCTTTGTAGCAAGGTAAAATCTTTGACCACTTTTTCTTCACTCGGCCTCGCCGAGACGTTGTTGCGCGCCGTTGAGGCGCAAGGCTATTCCACCCCGACCCCCATCCAGTTGCAGGCCATCCCGGCGGTGCTGTCCGGCCGCGACATCATGGCCGCCGCCCAGACCGGCACCGGCAAGACCGCGGCGTTCTCGCTGCCCTTGTTGCAGCGTCTGGCGGCCGACGCCCCGGCCCAGCGCCGCACGCCGCGCGCGCTGATCCTGACCCCGACCCGCGAACTGGCCGCGCAGATCCAGGATTGCCTGACCCAGTACGGCGCCAACCTCAAGATCAAGAGCGCCGTCATCTTCGGCGGCGTCGGCATCAACCCGCAGATCGACATGCTGCGCCGAGGTATCGACATCCTGGTCGCCACGCCCGGCCGCCTGCTCGATCTCTACGGTCAGGGCGAAGTGAATTTCTCCAAGCTCGAAGTGCTGATCCTCGACGAAGCGGATCGCATGCTCGACATGGGTTTCATCCACGACATCCGCAAGATCCTCAAGGTGCTGCCGCCCAAGCGCCAGAACCTGTTGTTCTCGGCCACCTTCAGCGATGAGATCCGCCAGCTCGGCAAGGGTCTGCTCGATCGGCCGCTGGAGATCACCGTGACGCCGGAGCGGGTCGCCGCCGACACCGTCACGCAGGAGATCTACCACGTCGACAAGGATCAGAAGCCGGCGCTGCTGTCGCACCTCATCAAGCAGCACGACTGGCACCAGGTGCTGGTCTTCACGCGCACCAAGCACGGCGCCGACCGCCTCGCGCGCAAGCTGGTGCGCGACGGCATCGAATCGGCCGCCATTCACGGCAACAAGAGCCAGAACGCGCGCACCCGTGCGCTCGATGACTTCAAGGCCGGCCGTGTGCAGGTGCTGGTCGCGACCGATATCGCGGCGCGCGGCATCGACATCGATCAACTGCCGCAGGTGGTCAACTTCGAACTGCCGCACGTCTCGGAAGATTATGTGCACCGCATCGGCCGCACCGGCCGCGCCGGCGCCAACGGTCATGCGGTGTCGCTGGTCGAACGCGAGGAAACGGGCGACCTGCGCGGCATCGAGCGCTTGCTGAAGCGTCGCCTGCCGGTGGCAACGGCGCAGGGCTTCGTGCCGCAGTCGGCATCCGCGCTGCGTGATGACAATGCTGCCGAGGCCGAGCAGCGCCGCGCACGCGCCAACCCGCCGCCCGCCGCGCGCAAGGCCAATGGCAGCAAGCCGGCCGCGCAGAACAACCGTCGTCGCAAGCGTGGCGCCAGCCAAGCCAACGCCAACGGCAACAGCAATGCCAACGGCAATCGCGGCGGGAACAACGCCAATGGCAACCGCGCCGGCAATGCCAACGGCAATGTCGCGCCCCGCCACGCCAACGGCAACCAGGCGCGACGCCAGTCCGCCTGAGTGTGATCCTGCGCCGCGCGCTGACGCGCGGCGCCCGCCGCCTTGGTGAACGAAGAGAAGCCGATACAATGGCGGCCCTTCGCTTCACCAAGGATCCCCGGCATGTCGCTCGCCAAACCCGCCCTAAGTCTCACCGCCGTTCCCGGCCGTCGCCAACGCACCCTGGAACTCGCGCGCGAAATCGAACAGCGCGGCTATGCCGGTATCTATTGTCCGAGTCTCGGTGACGGCCTGGCCTTGAGCCAGGGCATTGCCCACGTCACCACCCGCATCCCTTTCGGCACCAGCGTGCAGCCGATCTACTACCGCCAGGTCGAGGACTACGCGCAGACCATCGCCTTCATCAACGAAATCGCGCCGGGCCGCTTCAGCTTCGGCATCGGCGTGGCGCACGCGCCGTCCTTGGCCAACCGCGGCCTCAG
The Pseudomonadota bacterium DNA segment above includes these coding regions:
- a CDS encoding 2OG-Fe(II) oxygenase family protein gives rise to the protein MKEMRLFYTPVWQTNVAEDQADWSTLRAAMLERIRALESAGQGVQRTNFGGWQSDDDLYKHREFNWLTQRIMALANQVAPQFSAKASFDDGILWANVNRRGDFNAMHTHPDAILSGCIYLKVDSADQGAIQFFDAREGSPTSHWRCYTRLNDSTPLTEQAVTVTPREGDILFFPGWLRHWVTPNLTDQERVSVAFNIRMN
- the paaA gene encoding 1,2-phenylacetyl-CoA epoxidase subunit A; amino-acid sequence: MAATSPPDALSRFERTIAAEEKIEPRDWMPDKYRLNLIRQISQHAHSEVVGQLPEGNWITRAPSLRRKAILLAKVQDEAGHGLYLYSAAETLGISREEMLDDLLSGKAKYASIFNYPTLSWADVGAIGWLVDGAAIVNQISLCRTSYGPYARAMVRICKEESFHQRQGFEIMQTLAAGSPEQKAMAQDALDRWWWPSLMMFGPHDAESAHTQQSMQWKIKRQSNDELRQKFVDQTAVQAAHIDLVIPDPLLKWNDARGHYDFGPIDWEEFNRVVAGHGPCNRARLAARRKAHEDGEWVRDAMLAHADKQRARATGAAA
- a CDS encoding DEAD/DEAH box helicase, translating into MTTFSSLGLAETLLRAVEAQGYSTPTPIQLQAIPAVLSGRDIMAAAQTGTGKTAAFSLPLLQRLAADAPAQRRTPRALILTPTRELAAQIQDCLTQYGANLKIKSAVIFGGVGINPQIDMLRRGIDILVATPGRLLDLYGQGEVNFSKLEVLILDEADRMLDMGFIHDIRKILKVLPPKRQNLLFSATFSDEIRQLGKGLLDRPLEITVTPERVAADTVTQEIYHVDKDQKPALLSHLIKQHDWHQVLVFTRTKHGADRLARKLVRDGIESAAIHGNKSQNARTRALDDFKAGRVQVLVATDIAARGIDIDQLPQVVNFELPHVSEDYVHRIGRTGRAGANGHAVSLVEREETGDLRGIERLLKRRLPVATAQGFVPQSASALRDDNAAEAEQRRARANPPPAARKANGSKPAAQNNRRRKRGASQANANGNSNANGNRGGNNANGNRAGNANGNVAPRHANGNQARRQSA